A genomic region of Pseudomonadota bacterium contains the following coding sequences:
- a CDS encoding NADH-quinone oxidoreductase subunit C, whose amino-acid sequence MLTCLDLRQHEGRMRLVYTFNCFAATDRWRLHAELAATRPWSGPAAKAPRAKKGAAAPVESGGGASEREAGPLPIEAPSLSATYPAANWLEREVFDMFGLRFAGHPQLKRLLLPEDADFHPLLKDFGRIDAVPAGEAARAGGADG is encoded by the coding sequence ATGCTGACCTGCCTCGATCTACGGCAGCACGAAGGCCGCATGCGCCTGGTCTACACCTTCAATTGCTTCGCCGCGACCGACCGCTGGCGGCTGCACGCTGAGCTGGCGGCCACGCGGCCCTGGAGCGGGCCCGCCGCCAAGGCGCCGCGGGCGAAAAAGGGGGCAGCGGCGCCGGTCGAGAGCGGTGGCGGCGCGAGTGAAAGGGAGGCGGGGCCCCTGCCGATCGAGGCGCCGAGCTTGTCTGCAACGTATCCGGCGGCGAATTGGCTCGAGCGCGAGGTCTTCGACATGTTCGGCCTGCGCTTCGCTGGTCACCCGCAGCTCAAGCGCCTGCTGCTGCCCGAGGACGCCGACTTCCACCCGCTGCTGAAGGACTTCGGTCGCATCGACGCTGTGCCGGCGGGCGAGGCCGCCCGCGCCGGAGGCGCCGATGGATGA